One window of the Candidatus Microbacterium colombiense genome contains the following:
- a CDS encoding ABC transporter ATP-binding protein, producing MHCVTPSTRPRRTIVPEPLLRVRDLNVTFETKARTVHAVRGVDYEVNRGEFLAIVGESGSGKSVSSMAVMGLLPSTARVSGSITYDGKELLGSTDKQLSKMRGSDIAMVFQDPLSALTPVYTIGQQIIEGLKIHQPTLSARAMEARAVELLDIVGIPEPRRRVKAFPHEFSGGMRQRAMIAIAIANDPKLIIADEPTTALDVTIQAQILDVLQTAKEITGAAVVLITHDLGVVAGNADRVAVMYAGRIVETAPVDLLFARPTMPYTIGLLRSMPNMVDTSATRLVPLEGRPPLLTEIPTGCPFADRCPVVISSCHDIEPELLPVAPTQAAACIRSVEIVDGRIPRDEVFAPPAPTAVVVRAEAAGETVLTVENVKRHFPLTKGTVFRRRVGTVRAVDGVSFELVGGKTLGLVGESGCGKSTTVMEVMELAKPQSGRITVNGLDTAALSASDRRAMRTDIQIVFQDPAASLDPRMTVEELIGEPLTVHGIPAKEITRRVRRMLELVGLEPSYAQRYPHEFSGGQRQRIGIARALVVEPRILVLDEPVSALDVSVQAGVINLLEDLKEQLGLSYLFVAHDLAVVRHIADDVAVMYLGKIIEYGAGDAIFDNPRHPYTRALLSAVPVPDPEFERTRERILLKGDLPSPTETIDGCSFRTRCPLYAILPEEQKSLCETDAPELRTVDGRDVSCHWAEQEILQPA from the coding sequence ATGCACTGCGTGACGCCGTCGACCCGACCTCGGAGAACAATCGTGCCTGAACCTCTGCTTCGCGTCCGCGACCTCAACGTCACCTTCGAGACCAAAGCACGCACCGTGCACGCGGTCCGCGGGGTCGACTACGAGGTCAACCGCGGCGAATTCCTCGCGATCGTCGGCGAATCCGGCTCGGGCAAGTCCGTGTCGTCGATGGCGGTCATGGGTCTGCTCCCGAGCACGGCTCGCGTGTCCGGATCGATCACGTATGACGGCAAGGAACTGCTCGGGTCCACCGACAAGCAGCTGTCGAAGATGCGCGGATCCGACATCGCCATGGTCTTCCAGGACCCGCTGTCCGCGCTCACGCCGGTCTACACGATCGGGCAGCAGATCATCGAGGGACTCAAGATCCATCAGCCCACGCTCAGCGCGCGGGCCATGGAGGCACGGGCAGTCGAACTGCTCGACATCGTCGGGATCCCCGAGCCCCGTCGACGGGTGAAGGCCTTCCCGCATGAGTTCTCCGGCGGCATGCGTCAGCGCGCGATGATCGCGATCGCGATCGCGAACGATCCGAAGCTGATCATCGCCGACGAGCCGACGACGGCGCTCGACGTCACCATCCAGGCTCAGATCCTCGATGTGCTCCAGACGGCGAAGGAGATCACCGGCGCCGCGGTGGTGCTCATCACCCATGATCTCGGAGTCGTCGCCGGCAATGCCGACCGGGTCGCCGTCATGTACGCGGGTCGCATCGTCGAGACGGCCCCCGTCGACCTCCTGTTCGCCCGACCGACGATGCCCTACACGATCGGCCTGCTCCGTTCGATGCCGAACATGGTCGATACGAGCGCGACCCGACTCGTGCCACTCGAAGGTCGCCCTCCGCTGCTGACCGAGATACCGACCGGATGCCCGTTCGCCGATCGGTGCCCCGTGGTCATCTCCTCCTGTCACGACATCGAACCCGAGCTCCTGCCCGTGGCCCCCACCCAGGCCGCGGCCTGCATCCGTTCGGTGGAGATCGTCGACGGAAGGATCCCGCGCGACGAGGTCTTCGCTCCCCCGGCCCCGACCGCAGTCGTCGTGCGTGCGGAGGCAGCGGGCGAGACGGTGCTCACCGTCGAGAACGTGAAGCGGCACTTCCCGCTCACCAAGGGAACCGTCTTCCGTCGCCGCGTCGGCACCGTCCGTGCCGTGGATGGCGTGAGCTTCGAACTGGTCGGCGGCAAGACCCTCGGCCTCGTGGGTGAATCCGGATGCGGCAAATCCACCACGGTGATGGAAGTGATGGAACTCGCCAAGCCCCAGTCCGGGCGCATCACGGTCAACGGCCTCGACACGGCGGCGCTCTCGGCGTCCGATCGCCGTGCGATGCGCACGGACATCCAGATCGTGTTCCAGGACCCGGCGGCCTCGCTTGACCCCCGTATGACGGTGGAAGAGCTCATCGGAGAGCCGCTCACGGTCCACGGCATTCCGGCGAAGGAGATCACGCGTCGCGTGCGGCGCATGCTCGAACTCGTCGGCCTCGAGCCCAGCTATGCGCAACGGTATCCGCACGAGTTCTCCGGAGGTCAGCGGCAGCGCATCGGCATCGCGCGCGCCCTCGTCGTGGAACCTCGGATCCTCGTCCTGGACGAACCCGTCTCCGCGCTCGATGTCTCGGTGCAGGCCGGCGTCATCAACCTCCTCGAGGACCTCAAGGAGCAGCTCGGACTGTCGTATCTGTTCGTGGCGCACGACCTCGCCGTCGTGCGCCACATCGCCGACGACGTCGCGGTGATGTATCTCGGGAAGATCATCGAGTACGGTGCGGGCGACGCGATCTTCGACAACCCGCGCCATCCCTATACACGGGCACTTCTCTCAGCCGTGCCGGTGCCGGATCCCGAGTTCGAACGGACGAGGGAGCGGATTCTCCTCAAGGGCGATCTCCCGTCGCCCACGGAGACGATCGACGGATGCTCGTTCCGCACCCGATGCCCGTTGTACGCGATCCTCCCGGAGGAGCAGAAGAGCCTCTGCGAGACGGATGCTCCTGAGCTGCGAACGGTGGACGGGCGCGATGTCTCCTGCCACTGGGCGGAGCAGGAAATCCTTCAGCCCGCGTGA
- a CDS encoding DNA polymerase III subunit delta: MAAPRTSSRGGAKATKVPQVSWREPRPAPIVLVSGPEEVCAERAIAGVRDYLRAEDPALEVTDVRADDYAPGTLLALTSPSLFGEPRLVRVSGVEKCSDAFIQEAVSYLDHPQEGATVVLRHTGASVRGKKLLDALRSGTGGGIEIACPAIKRDGDRVDFAAGEFRAAKKRIAPPALRALVSAFADDLTELAAACQQLIGDVEGDIGEDVVTKYYGGRVEVSAFVVADTAIAGRYGEALIALRHALASGADPVPMVAAFAMKLRTMARVAGNREPSRQLAQRLGMKDWQVDRARRDLAGWNERSLGMAIQATARADGEVKGAARDPIFALERMVTVIATRQPFGE, translated from the coding sequence ATGGCAGCTCCGCGTACCTCATCCCGTGGCGGGGCGAAGGCGACCAAGGTTCCGCAGGTCTCGTGGCGGGAGCCACGCCCTGCTCCGATCGTGCTCGTCTCCGGACCTGAGGAGGTCTGCGCCGAGCGCGCGATCGCCGGCGTACGCGATTACCTGCGCGCCGAAGACCCGGCACTCGAGGTCACCGATGTGCGTGCCGACGACTACGCCCCCGGCACACTGCTGGCGCTGACATCGCCCTCGCTCTTCGGCGAACCCCGGCTGGTGCGCGTCTCCGGCGTCGAGAAGTGTTCGGACGCCTTCATCCAAGAGGCCGTGTCCTACCTCGACCACCCGCAGGAGGGCGCCACGGTGGTACTGCGCCACACGGGCGCGAGTGTTCGCGGCAAGAAGCTGCTCGACGCCCTGCGCTCGGGAACCGGTGGTGGCATCGAGATCGCCTGTCCGGCGATCAAGCGCGACGGTGATCGGGTCGACTTCGCCGCGGGGGAGTTCCGCGCGGCCAAGAAGCGCATCGCGCCCCCTGCGCTCCGTGCGCTCGTCTCCGCGTTCGCCGACGATCTCACCGAGCTCGCCGCCGCGTGCCAGCAGTTGATCGGTGATGTCGAGGGCGATATCGGTGAAGACGTCGTCACGAAGTACTACGGCGGGCGGGTGGAGGTGTCTGCCTTCGTCGTCGCCGACACCGCGATCGCCGGTCGCTACGGCGAGGCGTTGATCGCGCTGAGGCACGCGCTGGCATCGGGCGCCGATCCGGTGCCGATGGTCGCCGCGTTCGCCATGAAGCTGCGCACGATGGCGCGCGTCGCCGGTAACCGCGAACCGAGCAGGCAGCTCGCACAGCGACTGGGTATGAAGGATTGGCAGGTCGATCGTGCGCGACGCGATCTCGCCGGGTGGAACGAGCGCTCACTGGGAATGGCGATCCAGGCGACGGCCCGGGCAGACGGCGAGGTGAAGGGCGCAGCGCGTGACCCGATCTTCGCGCTCGAGCGTATGGTCACCGTCATCGCGACGCGTCAGCCGTTCGGAGAGTAG
- a CDS encoding alpha/beta hydrolase produces the protein MSVQVVLVHGIRTSATMWRAQQEYLEQNGYACTVVDLPGHGTRMDEDFTLHEALHTIDAAVRAAADLGPVLLVGHSMGGLLCLAYVGGGARPPVAGLIAASCTALPHGRNLTAYRWVARAVDSLPDRGLWITERILDATIPLETRADFAAGGYALDTQDVALHSLAALDIAAAVERIDIPLWFVNGQFDQLRVNEGLFHRLAPHAELIIVPRTTHLVTAMRPRVFNAVIQLAIATLDETLAS, from the coding sequence GTGAGCGTTCAGGTCGTCCTCGTGCACGGCATCCGTACGTCGGCCACCATGTGGCGGGCGCAGCAGGAGTACCTGGAACAGAACGGCTACGCCTGCACCGTCGTCGACCTCCCCGGACACGGCACTCGCATGGACGAGGACTTCACCCTGCACGAGGCCCTGCACACGATCGATGCGGCGGTGCGGGCCGCCGCGGACCTCGGGCCGGTGCTGCTCGTCGGACACTCGATGGGTGGCCTGCTGTGCCTCGCGTATGTCGGAGGAGGTGCGCGGCCCCCGGTGGCCGGCCTGATCGCGGCGTCGTGCACGGCCCTCCCCCATGGGAGGAACCTCACCGCCTACCGGTGGGTCGCGCGGGCGGTGGATTCCCTCCCTGACCGCGGACTCTGGATCACCGAACGGATCCTCGACGCGACGATCCCGCTCGAGACCCGCGCGGATTTCGCCGCCGGGGGCTACGCCCTGGACACGCAGGACGTCGCGTTGCACAGCCTCGCGGCACTCGACATCGCCGCAGCCGTCGAGCGCATCGACATCCCCCTCTGGTTCGTCAACGGGCAGTTCGATCAGCTGCGTGTCAACGAGGGTCTGTTCCACCGGCTCGCCCCGCATGCCGAACTGATCATCGTTCCGCGCACGACGCACCTGGTGACCGCCATGCGCCCCCGCGTCTTCAACGCGGTCATCCAGCTCGCAATCGCGACACTGGATGAGACCCTCGCATCATGA
- a CDS encoding PH domain-containing protein: protein MIRGNSGWWISGVLASLFLFMLVDAAVRGEWTVILLTAPWMCVALIICWALLIRPRLVVSRDALTVVNVFRTHTVPWHDIDGLAVRYQLIVTLIDGNLIRAWGSPTTHPQGPRGQTDEKEARARRFVGVVEAIERTRDVLGRPGSSLVRASRRFDWEPLAALGAAAVVGLITARLFS, encoded by the coding sequence GTGATCCGAGGCAACTCCGGCTGGTGGATCTCCGGAGTCCTCGCATCGCTGTTCCTCTTCATGCTGGTCGATGCGGCGGTGCGCGGTGAATGGACGGTGATCCTGCTCACCGCGCCCTGGATGTGCGTTGCGCTCATCATCTGCTGGGCGCTGCTGATCCGGCCCCGACTCGTCGTCTCGCGCGACGCGCTGACCGTGGTGAACGTCTTCCGCACACACACCGTCCCGTGGCACGACATCGATGGCCTCGCCGTGCGATACCAGTTGATCGTCACCCTGATCGACGGGAACCTGATCCGCGCCTGGGGCTCGCCCACCACACACCCGCAGGGACCGCGCGGTCAGACCGACGAGAAAGAAGCCCGTGCACGGCGATTCGTCGGTGTCGTCGAGGCGATAGAACGTACCCGCGACGTGCTGGGCAGGCCCGGCTCCTCTCTGGTGCGTGCGTCACGGAGATTCGATTGGGAGCCGCTGGCGGCGCTGGGCGCCGCGGCCGTGGTCGGGCTGATCACCGCACGTCTCTTCTCCTGA
- a CDS encoding MFS transporter gives MSPAPSHIAATKVGARWMSIFTLAWLAIWTVQLTPVQLLLPLQLDTPEDDWIRGVVSSGLVLGIGGLAGVLAGPVAGALSDRMGTGRSRRRPWALGGVLLTALCLVLTGFAEGPWGVGAAWIGVSVGVAVSSAAFTALIADQLPTTQRGAASAAVGSSQAVGIVLGVGLVVLLGLGIVAGYLLLAAIIAVVGTAAALLLPDPPATAALRPDRVRGRILASLRDRDFAWMLSGRLVTNIGNALGTALFLFFLLHGLGQPTATAQDNLLLLIVVYTVFVVIASVLTGIISDRTGNRRGLTIAATVVQAASGVAIALVPTFEMTMIAAALMGLGYGAFSTVGLAFAADLLPHAEDHARDLGIVNVTAALGQLIGPVLGAALVALVGGFWLVFVAAAVLSIVGGVLTAFARQPARS, from the coding sequence ATGAGCCCTGCGCCCTCGCACATCGCGGCGACCAAGGTCGGCGCCCGCTGGATGTCGATCTTCACGCTCGCGTGGCTGGCGATCTGGACGGTGCAACTCACGCCTGTCCAGCTGCTGCTTCCCCTACAGCTCGACACTCCCGAGGACGACTGGATCCGCGGGGTGGTGTCGTCAGGACTGGTGCTGGGCATCGGTGGGCTGGCGGGCGTGCTCGCCGGCCCCGTCGCCGGAGCACTGTCCGACCGTATGGGAACGGGGCGTTCGCGTCGGCGACCCTGGGCGCTCGGAGGGGTGTTGCTCACCGCGCTCTGCCTGGTGCTCACCGGCTTCGCGGAGGGCCCATGGGGTGTCGGGGCAGCATGGATCGGGGTCTCGGTCGGCGTCGCGGTGTCATCGGCCGCCTTCACCGCTCTCATCGCCGATCAGCTCCCCACGACGCAGCGGGGGGCCGCCTCCGCCGCTGTCGGGTCCAGCCAGGCCGTGGGCATCGTGCTCGGAGTCGGACTCGTCGTGCTGCTCGGCCTCGGCATCGTCGCGGGCTACCTCCTGTTGGCGGCGATCATCGCGGTGGTGGGCACGGCCGCAGCGCTCCTGCTTCCGGACCCGCCGGCGACGGCCGCACTGCGACCGGACCGGGTGCGAGGGAGGATCCTTGCCTCGCTGCGTGATCGGGACTTCGCATGGATGCTGTCGGGTCGACTCGTGACGAACATCGGCAATGCGCTCGGGACCGCCCTTTTCCTGTTCTTCCTGCTCCACGGACTCGGGCAACCGACCGCGACCGCGCAGGACAACCTCCTGCTCCTCATCGTCGTCTACACCGTGTTCGTCGTCATCGCGTCGGTGCTCACCGGCATCATCTCCGATCGCACCGGCAACCGGAGGGGGCTCACCATCGCGGCCACCGTCGTGCAGGCGGCATCCGGCGTCGCGATCGCTCTCGTGCCGACGTTCGAGATGACGATGATCGCGGCAGCGCTGATGGGCCTCGGCTACGGGGCGTTCTCCACCGTGGGGCTCGCCTTCGCCGCCGACCTGTTGCCCCACGCTGAGGACCACGCACGCGACCTCGGCATCGTGAACGTCACGGCGGCGCTCGGGCAACTCATCGGCCCGGTGCTGGGCGCGGCACTCGTGGCTCTGGTGGGCGGATTCTGGCTGGTGTTCGTGGCAGCCGCCGTGCTGTCGATCGTCGGAGGAGTGCTCACCGCGTTCGCGCGGCAGCCCGCCCGCTCATGA
- the rpsT gene encoding 30S ribosomal protein S20 — protein MANIKSQIKRNKTNIKANERNKAVKSELKTLIRTTRTAVTTGDKAAAEKSFKKASVKLDKAVSKGVLHKNQASNRKSALAKQVASL, from the coding sequence GTGGCAAACATCAAGTCGCAGATCAAGCGCAACAAGACCAACATCAAGGCGAACGAGCGCAACAAGGCCGTGAAGAGCGAACTCAAGACGCTCATCCGCACGACCCGCACCGCCGTCACCACCGGCGACAAGGCCGCTGCCGAGAAGTCCTTCAAGAAGGCGTCCGTCAAGCTCGACAAGGCCGTCAGCAAGGGTGTCCTGCACAAGAACCAGGCGTCGAACCGCAAGTCGGCTCTCGCCAAGCAGGTCGCTTCTCTCTGA